The bacterium nucleotide sequence CGTGCGAATTATGTCTCCAGCTATTAGAAATTCAAGTCCCAGGAGTATGGCGCGACCAAGGTTCAGCCTATAGAGTTGGTATGATGCGGCAGGCTCCCGCCGGAATAGGAAACGGCCTGTAGCGTATACGGCTCCGATCACGATTACCACGACTCCCATCGCGTCTATCACTGTGCCGATATCTCCCATAAGCTGACGATAGTCGTTCATTTGTGATGCCTCGGAATTGCTTATACCCATTGGTGGCGGTTGGTGGGGCGGCAAAAATTTAAGCTGGCAAGAACGTCTTAGTTATTGACAAGCAAGCGTATTGGGGCTAGACTACAATGACCTTTATACCTGGATTACGCGCTTCACGCATAATTCGGGTCTCCGAGAGCATTATTCACGTTTCTCGTGAATAATGCGGTACAGCTGTCATGGCTTCGCATTTATGCCCAATAACAATCTCAAATTACAGGAGTTGGTGAGAAATGTGTGATAGGATGACTGCAATATACATCTTCGCTGTGTTATGTCTCTCTTGTATTGCCGGACCTGCTTCGTCCAGCATATGGTATGTGAAATGGAATTCCACAGGTAATGAGTCGGGTTATACCTGGGCAAACTCTTTTCATGCCATATCAGACGCGATCGATGCTGCCATCCCAGGTGATGAAATATGGGTTGCAGGCGATATCACTCATCCTTACAAGGAATGTATCATACTTCCATCGGGTGTTGCGTTATATGGCGGATTTGCCGGCAGCGAGAGCGCAAAAAATCAAAGAAACTGGCTTGCCAACAATACAATCATTGACGGTAATCAGGCGGGCACAGTCATAACTATACCTGATTCTGCGATCTCTACCACACGTATAGATGGGTTTACAATACAAAACGGGAAATATTCAACCTCCGATACAGGCAGCGGGATACATTGCCTTTATGCTGGGTCGCCTGTTATAGCCCACAACACAATTACCGGTAACAATGCCAGTAATGGCGGCGGAATTTATTGCTCAGGTGCTTCTCCGACGATAATTAACAACTTGATAGTAGGCAATGAGGCGGGCGATGGCGGCGGTATATACTGCACAAGTTATTCATCACCTATCATTGCAAACAACACTATTTTGTCGAACACATCATTGTGTTTGGGTGGTGCAATATATAGCTTTGCTTCTTCGCCGTCTATATCCAACAATATAGTGGTATTCAACAGTTCGGGAATTTATCGATACGGCGGATTACCTGTCTTGCGGAACAACGATTTTTATCAGAATATTTATACCGATTATGATGGCATATCTGCCGGAGATGGCGATATTTCGGTAGATCCGCAGTTCGCTGATTATTGCTATCACATCAAATCGACCTCACCTTGTGTCGATGCAGGCATAATAGTGGATGGTGTATCTGATGACATAGATGGACAGGGGCGCTATTCAGGCACATCGTTTGATATTGGCGCGGATGAATATTCGGCTCCTATCGAAGTTAAGAAAGCGAGAGACGGCAATAGCGTTGTGCTGAATAACGTGGTTATCACTGCATCATTTGACGACTGTTGTTATGTTGAGACCACCGATCGCACGATGGGAATCAGGGTGGAAAATTCTGCTTCTAGCTATAGAATTTTACCGAATACGCTGGTTAATGTGATTGGGCAGTGCAACACAAATGAGAACGGAGAGCGCTACATTGCAGCAGCCATAATCAACCAGACTAAGTTTAGTTATCAGTTGAAACCGTTGGGCTTAAGCAACAGCAGCATTGGTAATGGATCACTCGGATATCAGAGAGGCGTTTATGGCTGGATTATCAGACTGGATGCGGAAAAGAAACCTTATCGTGTATGGGGGCCTGTATCCGGCCTGAATAACATCGGCCTCCTGATTAAAACATGGGGTAAGGTGACAGATAAGGAGCAAGACACAGCTACATGGTTCACGATTGATGACGGCAGCGACCTTGATATCAAGTGTACCTGCTCCAGTGGCGTGAGCGTGAATGTTGGAGATTCGGTGTTCGTCACTGGCGTTGTGTCGTGTGAAAAAGTCGGAGGTGAATTGCGTCCTGTAATTAGGATGCGAGGGTCCTCTGATCTTGCTTGGGGCGATAAATGAGTGTGAGGAGTAGAAAAATGCATAGAACGTTACTTATTATTGCTTGTGTTTTTTGCATGGTTTGTGTGGCTTCTGTAGCTATTGCAGATACAAGAACTGATCTGCAAGTCATCAAGTTATCCCTGCCTACTATTAAGACGAAGCTGGACAGGATCAAAGCCAGTGGGCAGGATATCTCATATCCGATGGTGAGTTATACAGTGCTTGAGAATTTTGTGGATTATGCGCTGACGGATGTAGATACTAATGCCACGCTGGCGGCGACTGAACTGTCTGAACTACAGACGATTAAAAGCGACCTTGATCAGCAGATTGCCCAGGCTTTAGCGGGCAGCCTGGTTTTTCCCATACTCCCCAGGTGGACAGGAGACACAAGACCTGTAATAAGCGGCGGTTCATTTATGGCTCCAACCATTACTTTCGGCAGCGATTGTCGCGAAATACGCCCGGTCTTCTTTACCGGATTTGGTCACTTTGGGCAGGTTAGAGCGGATATGGAAAAGTGGCCGAATTATGGGATCAATATGGTCCAGTTTGAAATTGGACCATGGAGCCTATATGGTGATGGAACAGAGATAAACCCACCTGACCTGACGCCTGTCCAAAGCATTAAGGCAGACCTGGACAGAGCACAGAAGGCCGGTGTAGCAGTGAATCTTCTTATAAGCCCGCATTATTTTCCTGCTTGGATGAAAGCTAAATATCCAGAACTTGTGAAGTCTCGCAGCGGGTTTATAGCGTTCTGTATCCATGCGCCTTCCGGTCAGGAATTTCTGAAGGAGTATATCACGGAATTGATAACTCCGATCAAAAATCATCCTGCCCTTCACAGCATTTGTTTGACGAACGAGCCGGTGAATATCGAGGAGCCCTGCGAATATGCGACTGCTGCGTTCCATACATGGCTGTGGAAGCGCCATGTGAGCGTAGACCTCCTTAACAGACGTTGGGGGACGAACTATGCCAGTTTTGATGACATTACAATTCCAATTTCGGGTTTGAGTGCAGTTACCACACCTATGGGACGTTGGGCTGATTATGTGCGGTGGAACCAGGAATACTTCGCTGGCTGGCATAAGATACTTGCCGATGCCGTTCATGCCGTAGCTCCCAATCTGCCAGTTCACGCAAAGGTTCAGGATTGGACTTTTGGCAACAAAAGCCAGATGATCTGTGGCAACGATCCATATTTATATGCAGGCATATCCCAGATCAACGGCAATGATGGTTCCAATTACTACGTCGATCCATCTCCCTACTTTAACGAATGGCTGGGCTGTTACATGTATGCCGATCTCCAGCGGTCTATGAAAGATGCTCCGGTCTTTAATTCTGAAAACCATATGGTTGGGGATTACAGTCTCGAAACTGTGTTGTGGAGGCATATGCGTACTGCTCTTTGGCAGGAGGCAATCCATGGGCAGAGCGCAACAACTCTTTGGGTTTGGGAGCGTTCCGGCACTCCCGACAGCCAGATATATGGCCATTATATGTACCGGCCTTTATGCACAAAAGCAGTTGGTATTGTAAACTGTGATCTGAACCGTGCCGCGAAAGAGGTTACCGCTTTGCAGAGTCTTCCCGAGCAGGTCGACCTCCTTTATTCCACAAGTTCGCTGATTTGGGATACCGGCAACGAATATGACTACCTTACGATGCGGGCATATAATGCTTTGGTTTTCAGCAAGGTGAGAACAGGCTTTATATCTGAAAGGCAGTTGGAAGACGGGATTCTGCCGAAGGCACCGGTGCTCGTGGTCCCGAATGCCAAACACCTGTCAAACGCAGCGTTTGCGACACTCAAAAATTACACAGGACGCATAATATATCTGGTCAATTCATCTCTTCTGGCTTATGACGAGTATGACAAACCCAGATCTGAAACATTGAACGCTACTGTCCTTTCCTTCACTTCAGCGTCTGCTGCAAATATAACGGCACTATACAAGGTCCTGTCACCTCAACTCATTTCCTGGGGGATAAAACCCAAGATTACAATGACGGATACGGCAGGCAATCAGTTAATGGCGGTTGAGTATCTGGAAGCCAGTACCGCTGACGGCATAATCGTGGATATGTGCAACTACTATGATGGGTCTGTCAATGTGAGATTGTCCAGAGATGGTGAGCCTGTTACTGCCGTTGATGTTCTTACCGGCGAAACCGTGACTGGAATTATTACGCTCGAAACGCTTGAGTTCCGGTTGCTGAAGATTGCCAACTGATGAAGTATATGATGGCTTCTAGAAACCCATAAGAGCATTTTCATGCTGCCGTATTGTCAGGACTGATGATAGATGTGTGGGAATATGAGTCTTGCGGCAAGCTTTGTTTACTCAAGAATAATTAAACTGTCCCTATCGTCTGAAAGTTGACAGTAAGTATGGCAGCATGATATGTTATTTCTGGGTGGTTTTTATCGAGGGTTGCTGGTGGGAATGTGTAAATCAAGTGCCTTTTGGTCATGCAATTGTCTTCGGTTTGTTGTAATTTTGGCTTTAGCAGTCGTTCTGTTGGTGGCATCTCCACATGGTGTACTGTCCACAGGTAAACACAAGCAGGAGAAGAAAGAAAAAATTGCGAGAAAAGTCTATATAACGAACGATCCTGTCTCTGCAGGTGTGTTCAATGAGCTGACTAAGGCAGTTATATCGTCGACTAAAAACCTGGAGGATTTGAGTTTTCAAGTCAAGATAGTGAAATCAAATCCGAAAGTGCTTCAAAAGCTCAAGAATGATTTTATGCCGTTGAAAGGGATGCGAAGGGCGTCAGTCTGGTATAAACCCCCCAAGATCAAAGTTGAAGTCAAAGTCGGGTCCATGACACTGACCGAAAAATCCGATGGCATAAAAAGAAGTCTTTCTGTTCGGCCTCTGCGATACAAAAAAAATGAATCGTCGGACGAGAGAGAGTCTGCCAGCCTACTGGATGCATATTTTGGACTGTTGACAGAGAATATCTGGCAAAATTATGTCGTCAAATCGGCATCCAGGGCGCAAGATGGCCGTTCGGAGAATTGCACAGTGTGTTTTTCGCTTGGAAACAAAACCAGCGGCAGTCATAACTGCGTCATAGACATGTCGGATATGAAGCTGCTCAAGATAAACCAGTATGATTCATCCGGTGTGTTGCAGGCTAAGTATGTGTATTCCGATCACAAACGATATTGCGACGGATTTTGGGTTCCAAGACACATAGATATATATAATGCAAAATCGGAACTGGCTGCAAGTGTTGAATATGTAGACATAAAAGTGAATGCCGGCATACGGGATTCAATTTTCTAAAAACAGCCGATGGGTTTGGAACCACTTGATTCAAATATAGAAGAGACCTTGAAACGAATGGTCGTGCATGAGGGGGCTAGGGGAGTTCTCCAGAGACTGGGCTGCCGAGTGGGGCTTGTGCTATTTGCGGCTGCACGCCTGGTTATTCCCGCTTTTCGCAAACAACCATGTTATTGGCGAGTCTGCCTGATATGGTGCACCCTCAACGAGGAACAAAGAACAGCTGTGCGGATCAATATATCTCTGGACGTAAGCAATATGCACTGCGTCTGCGGGCATATATGGCTGACAAAAGATGGAGAAGCAATAGGCGAGAAGAGGGATGCTTCGAGAAGGCCGTTGAAACTGGTGGGGTCGTGCGGTCGTGTCGATTATTGGATCGATACGCCTGCTTGCAGCATCGATTACCGGCTGACCGATTTGTCTGAAGGCAGGTTCTTACATTAATGGCAAACATATTTCTAACCCCCCATTGCGGTCGGAATTGCGCTTTCTGCTTTGCGAAAGAAGGCCCATGGTCGGATGAATATCAGGCGCGTGAACTGAGCCTGGATGAAGTCGAATGCATTCTGGAGACGGGCGACAGGTCTGTATGCACTGAATGCGGCTTCATAGGCGGAGAACCACTGACCTACAAAAACCTCTCCAAGGTCATCAGAATGTGTCTTGACAGAGGGATTCGTGCAAAGGTGTTCACCAGCGGCAGTTGCGTATGTCCCGAGGGTATGGACGAATTCGTCGGTGTCGAAAACCTGAGCTTCATTGTAAACGTCAGCCCACCTCACACATATGAAGAGACTCGAATGAAGAACCTTGATGCTTTTTTCAAAACATTTGGAGGAGCATGCACACTGTCATATACTCTTTCGCCGTCACAGCCCGATGGACGATATTTGGTGGACTATATTCTCAAATATGGACTATCCAAGCATATCCGGGTGGGCATCGCGGTCCCTATGATAGGCGGGGGAAATGAGCACGTTGCGCCAACCAAATTCAGGGAAGCTGCGCTGGCATTTATCGATCTTGCACGATATGCCGCAAGGTTCAATATATCTTTGGGCACGGACTGCGGGTTCGTGGCGTGTATGTTTACGGAGCGCGAGATCGGTGAACTGCAGTGGCTGGGAGCAAAACTCATATTCACATGCGGTCCTGTGATGGATATCGGTCCCGATTATGAAGTGTGGCACTGTTTCCCGCTGGCCAGGATAATGCGGGTCAAAATGGAAGACAACAAGATGCCGATTGGTGCTTTCAAAGACGCGGCACAGACCTTGAGGGAGCATTTCAGAGCAGGTGTCTTCGAGAGATGCTCAATATGCGACTTTCGCAGGAAAGGCATATGCATGGGAGGGTGTTTGGGCCACATCATCCCGAGCGTCAATGAAGGAATCTCTGCTTTGTCCGGTTAGGCTGAAAGAGAATTATTCGGGGGAGAGACTAGATGCCGAATTTGATCCTGACTACAAAATGCAATCTGGACTGCTCATATTGCTTTGGACGCGATGTGATGCAAAAGGGCGGCAACAAGATCGCCGACATGTCGATGGAAATCTTCCATGAGCTGAAAGCATGGATAATCCGGGAACGTCAGAAGATCACAAGCGTACATCTGATGGGCGGTGAGCCGACACTAAACCATAATCTCGTCGAAATGGCATGCTCTCTCCTTGATGAAGGCCTTGCTGTCTCAATCTTCTCTAACTGCTCAACGAGCGAAAGCCCCGTCTGCGCGCAGTGGCTCAAAGATAAAAATGTGACCTGGGTGGTGAATGTGAACCCACCCGAG carries:
- a CDS encoding radical SAM protein codes for the protein MANIFLTPHCGRNCAFCFAKEGPWSDEYQARELSLDEVECILETGDRSVCTECGFIGGEPLTYKNLSKVIRMCLDRGIRAKVFTSGSCVCPEGMDEFVGVENLSFIVNVSPPHTYEETRMKNLDAFFKTFGGACTLSYTLSPSQPDGRYLVDYILKYGLSKHIRVGIAVPMIGGGNEHVAPTKFREAALAFIDLARYAARFNISLGTDCGFVACMFTEREIGELQWLGAKLIFTCGPVMDIGPDYEVWHCFPLARIMRVKMEDNKMPIGAFKDAAQTLREHFRAGVFERCSICDFRRKGICMGGCLGHIIPSVNEGISALSG
- a CDS encoding DUF1622 domain-containing protein, which gives rise to MNDYRQLMGDIGTVIDAMGVVVIVIGAVYATGRFLFRREPAASYQLYRLNLGRAILLGLEFLIAGDIIRTVVVAPTLENVVVLGLIVLIRTFLSTALQFELEGRWPWQATRQDSADHD
- a CDS encoding beta-galactosidase, encoding MHRTLLIIACVFCMVCVASVAIADTRTDLQVIKLSLPTIKTKLDRIKASGQDISYPMVSYTVLENFVDYALTDVDTNATLAATELSELQTIKSDLDQQIAQALAGSLVFPILPRWTGDTRPVISGGSFMAPTITFGSDCREIRPVFFTGFGHFGQVRADMEKWPNYGINMVQFEIGPWSLYGDGTEINPPDLTPVQSIKADLDRAQKAGVAVNLLISPHYFPAWMKAKYPELVKSRSGFIAFCIHAPSGQEFLKEYITELITPIKNHPALHSICLTNEPVNIEEPCEYATAAFHTWLWKRHVSVDLLNRRWGTNYASFDDITIPISGLSAVTTPMGRWADYVRWNQEYFAGWHKILADAVHAVAPNLPVHAKVQDWTFGNKSQMICGNDPYLYAGISQINGNDGSNYYVDPSPYFNEWLGCYMYADLQRSMKDAPVFNSENHMVGDYSLETVLWRHMRTALWQEAIHGQSATTLWVWERSGTPDSQIYGHYMYRPLCTKAVGIVNCDLNRAAKEVTALQSLPEQVDLLYSTSSLIWDTGNEYDYLTMRAYNALVFSKVRTGFISERQLEDGILPKAPVLVVPNAKHLSNAAFATLKNYTGRIIYLVNSSLLAYDEYDKPRSETLNATVLSFTSASAANITALYKVLSPQLISWGIKPKITMTDTAGNQLMAVEYLEASTADGIIVDMCNYYDGSVNVRLSRDGEPVTAVDVLTGETVTGIITLETLEFRLLKIAN
- a CDS encoding right-handed parallel beta-helix repeat-containing protein encodes the protein MCDRMTAIYIFAVLCLSCIAGPASSSIWYVKWNSTGNESGYTWANSFHAISDAIDAAIPGDEIWVAGDITHPYKECIILPSGVALYGGFAGSESAKNQRNWLANNTIIDGNQAGTVITIPDSAISTTRIDGFTIQNGKYSTSDTGSGIHCLYAGSPVIAHNTITGNNASNGGGIYCSGASPTIINNLIVGNEAGDGGGIYCTSYSSPIIANNTILSNTSLCLGGAIYSFASSPSISNNIVVFNSSGIYRYGGLPVLRNNDFYQNIYTDYDGISAGDGDISVDPQFADYCYHIKSTSPCVDAGIIVDGVSDDIDGQGRYSGTSFDIGADEYSAPIEVKKARDGNSVVLNNVVITASFDDCCYVETTDRTMGIRVENSASSYRILPNTLVNVIGQCNTNENGERYIAAAIINQTKFSYQLKPLGLSNSSIGNGSLGYQRGVYGWIIRLDAEKKPYRVWGPVSGLNNIGLLIKTWGKVTDKEQDTATWFTIDDGSDLDIKCTCSSGVSVNVGDSVFVTGVVSCEKVGGELRPVIRMRGSSDLAWGDK